From the Streptomyces syringium genome, one window contains:
- the panD gene encoding aspartate 1-decarboxylase, which produces MDRTLMKSKIHRATVTQADLHYVGSLTIASDLMAAADLLPGEKVDIVDIDNGSRLSTYVIEGPSGSGVIGINGAAARLISPGDRVIIIAYAAMKDEEARSFVPSVVFVDEHNAVVELGGDPAAVPADSGLQRGDLVAG; this is translated from the coding sequence ATGGACCGCACCCTCATGAAGTCGAAGATCCACCGCGCCACCGTCACCCAGGCCGACCTGCACTACGTCGGTTCGCTGACGATCGCGTCGGACCTCATGGCGGCCGCCGATCTGCTGCCGGGCGAGAAGGTGGACATCGTCGACATCGACAACGGCTCCCGGCTGTCCACCTATGTCATCGAGGGGCCGAGCGGCTCCGGTGTCATCGGCATCAACGGCGCCGCGGCACGGCTGATCAGCCCCGGTGACCGCGTCATCATCATCGCCTACGCCGCCATGAAGGACGAGGAGGCCCGCTCCTTCGTACCCAGCGTCGTCTTCGTCGACGAGCACAACGCCGTCGTCGAACTCGGCGGCGACCCGGCCGCCGTCCCCGCGGACTCCGGACTCCAGCGCGGCGACCTCGTCGCCGGCTGA
- a CDS encoding phytanoyl-CoA dioxygenase family protein, which yields MRLHQRQVDQYHRDGFLVMESLLDQREVERLRESFARDCEVPGPHLVVEDDSAEVRAVYASHHRQPEFAGLIRDARVLGPVQQLLTDDVYVYQFKINAKPAFGGERWAWHQDYLAWRIADGLPAPRQVNIGVFLDDVTEFNGPVIFVPGSHRGGLVRESRKADAKSEQHLDPDDISLTPRQLAEHVDRHGMTSPKGPAGSVVFFSPEIVHGSAPNMSPFARRLLIATYNDVANLPEAPGGQRPEYVVCRDTEPLRPLPAPFLDTLRTVTA from the coding sequence ATGCGTCTGCATCAGCGACAGGTGGACCAGTACCACAGGGACGGCTTCCTGGTGATGGAGTCCCTGCTGGACCAGCGGGAAGTGGAGCGGCTGCGCGAGTCCTTCGCACGGGACTGCGAGGTGCCCGGACCCCACCTGGTCGTCGAGGACGACAGCGCGGAGGTCCGCGCGGTCTACGCCTCGCACCACCGGCAGCCGGAGTTCGCCGGGCTCATCCGCGACGCCCGGGTGCTCGGCCCCGTCCAGCAGCTGCTCACCGACGACGTGTACGTCTACCAGTTCAAGATCAACGCCAAGCCCGCCTTCGGCGGCGAGCGGTGGGCGTGGCACCAGGACTATCTGGCGTGGCGGATCGCCGACGGGCTGCCCGCGCCGCGGCAGGTCAACATCGGGGTGTTCCTCGACGACGTCACCGAGTTCAACGGCCCGGTCATCTTCGTGCCCGGCTCCCACCGGGGCGGCCTCGTGCGCGAGAGCCGCAAGGCCGACGCCAAGTCCGAGCAGCACCTCGATCCGGACGACATCTCGCTGACGCCCCGGCAGCTCGCCGAGCACGTCGACCGGCACGGCATGACCAGCCCCAAGGGACCCGCGGGATCCGTGGTCTTCTTCTCGCCCGAGATCGTGCACGGGTCGGCGCCCAACATGTCGCCGTTCGCCCGCCGGCTGCTCATCGCGACCTACAACGACGTCGCCAACCTGCCCGAGGCGCCGGGCGGGCAGCGACCGGAGTACGTGGTGTGCCGCGACACCGAGCCGCTGCGCCCCCTGCCGGCGCCGTTCCTCGACACGCTCCGGACGGTGACCGCGTGA
- a CDS encoding zinc-binding dehydrogenase, giving the protein MTGARTGRAVVLEEFGRPLSLREFTIPPAPDGGMIVACGHGGVCGTDLHLCQGHLPIPTPLVLGHEGLGVVRELGPGTHRDATGAELAPGDAVMWASSIACGVCPPCRLHREPTLCENRRTYGVNRSLADGPELAGSWADHIVLHPGTTVVKAAEGVDPLAAMSLACAGPTVVHALYERRPVRLGEVVVVQGSGPVGLAAAAFAQLAGAARVILVGGPAERLESAAGAGIGDVHLDIAGADDPERVLAEVRAATGGAGADLVIECAGVPAAVAQGLTLARRGGSYLVIGQYTDAGDTLINPHQIVYRQLDVIGSWAFTGAHLVEYVRLLPALAARFDLASLVTSFPLERHADALAAVADGSVMKAVLTS; this is encoded by the coding sequence GTGACCGGCGCGCGGACCGGTCGCGCCGTCGTCCTGGAGGAGTTCGGCCGGCCCCTCTCGCTCCGCGAGTTCACCATTCCCCCGGCCCCCGACGGCGGCATGATCGTCGCCTGTGGTCACGGCGGGGTCTGCGGCACCGATCTGCATCTGTGCCAGGGACATCTGCCCATTCCCACCCCGCTGGTGCTGGGCCACGAGGGGCTCGGCGTGGTGCGCGAGCTGGGGCCGGGCACCCACCGGGACGCCACCGGCGCGGAACTCGCCCCCGGCGACGCGGTGATGTGGGCCTCCTCCATCGCCTGCGGCGTCTGTCCGCCGTGCCGGCTGCACCGCGAACCGACGCTGTGCGAGAACCGCCGCACCTACGGCGTCAACCGGTCGCTGGCCGACGGCCCGGAGCTGGCCGGCTCCTGGGCCGACCACATCGTGCTGCACCCCGGCACGACCGTGGTCAAGGCGGCCGAGGGCGTCGATCCGCTCGCCGCCATGTCACTGGCCTGCGCGGGCCCCACCGTGGTGCACGCCCTGTACGAGCGCCGGCCCGTACGGCTCGGCGAGGTCGTGGTGGTCCAGGGCAGCGGGCCCGTCGGGCTGGCCGCGGCGGCCTTCGCCCAGCTCGCCGGTGCGGCGAGGGTCATCCTCGTCGGCGGCCCCGCCGAACGGCTGGAGAGCGCGGCCGGGGCGGGCATCGGCGACGTGCACCTCGACATCGCCGGCGCGGACGACCCCGAGCGCGTCCTCGCCGAGGTCCGGGCCGCCACCGGCGGAGCGGGGGCGGACCTCGTCATCGAGTGCGCCGGTGTTCCGGCGGCCGTGGCGCAGGGCCTCACCCTGGCCCGCCGGGGCGGGTCCTATCTGGTCATCGGCCAGTACACGGACGCGGGTGACACCCTGATCAACCCGCATCAGATCGTCTACCGACAGCTCGACGTCATCGGTTCCTGGGCGTTCACCGGAGCCCATCTCGTCGAGTACGTGCGGCTGCTGCCGGCGCTCGCGGCCCGCTTCGATCTCGCGAGCCTGGTGACGTCGTTCCCGCTGGAGCGGCACGCGGACGCGCTGGCCGCCGTGGCCGACGGGTCGGTGATGAAGGCGGTCCTGACGAGCTGA
- a CDS encoding helix-turn-helix transcriptional regulator: MPGNGNGDGTDPSTPRKELGAFLRSRRERRTPAEMGLPGSPRRRTPGLRRGEVAALAGISESWYAWLEQGRVRTSEQVLRAVARALRLDEAETAHVLSFVEDTAPEEPAPGWVSRNLLSLVEAMTPNPAVVIDPHWDLLAWNAGYAALLTDPARLAPKQRNLLWLVFRWPPSRRLLAQWEPEARSLLGQFRAHAARHPDDRRYAEIAGELMADPDAARWYAERAIADFQPAVRHFRHPTAGDLRLRYVKLAAVDEPGHHFLAYLPDDASTGAGLRTLTGQT, from the coding sequence ATGCCGGGGAACGGGAACGGCGACGGCACGGACCCCAGCACCCCGCGCAAGGAGCTCGGCGCCTTCCTGCGCTCCCGCCGGGAACGCCGCACACCCGCGGAGATGGGCCTGCCGGGATCACCGCGCCGCCGCACCCCCGGGCTGCGCCGCGGCGAAGTGGCCGCACTGGCCGGCATCAGCGAATCCTGGTACGCCTGGCTGGAACAAGGCAGGGTCCGCACCTCGGAACAGGTCCTGCGCGCGGTGGCGCGCGCCCTGCGCCTGGACGAGGCGGAGACCGCGCACGTGCTGTCGTTCGTCGAGGACACGGCGCCGGAGGAGCCCGCACCGGGGTGGGTGTCCCGCAATCTGCTGTCGCTGGTGGAGGCGATGACGCCGAACCCGGCCGTGGTGATAGACCCGCACTGGGACCTGCTGGCGTGGAACGCCGGTTACGCGGCGCTGCTCACCGATCCGGCGCGGCTGGCGCCGAAGCAGCGCAATCTGCTGTGGCTGGTGTTCCGGTGGCCACCGAGCCGGCGGCTGCTCGCCCAGTGGGAGCCGGAGGCGCGGAGCCTGCTCGGACAGTTCCGTGCGCACGCCGCCCGGCACCCCGACGACCGGCGGTACGCCGAGATCGCCGGCGAACTCATGGCCGACCCCGACGCCGCCCGCTGGTACGCCGAGCGGGCGATCGCCGACTTCCAGCCCGCGGTGCGGCACTTCCGTCACCCCACGGCGGGGGATCTGCGGCTGCGCTACGTCAAGCTCGCGGCGGTCGACGAGCCGGGCCATCACTTCCTCGCCTACCTGCCCGACGACGCCTCCACCGGCGCCGGCCTGCGCACGCTCACCGGGCAGACGTGA
- a CDS encoding MFS transporter produces the protein MTTTTAPTSPPPTGLPPASLRLLRAAGFISNFDRFCIAPMLVVIGARLGVPLPTMVLAASGYYLCYGLMQPVWGLASDRVGRVAVMRFSLTGAALAAFVSAAATGATMLIVARAVAGAFFAASIAASLTYVGDTVPAEVRQRPLSELMTAFALGTAVATVVAGALAHYVSWRLVFALPGVFAAYLAVALRRLAEPEREPTPSLLAPVRVVLRSRWQWYVMAVALLEGAVLLGFLTYLAPALESRGVPTAVAGAVSALYGVGSMAAAQLVKRLVGRWSPAMIILVGGVQMAAAYAIAAVSLSVPALVVTALLLGGGWSFMHSTVQSWATVLAPTARATGVAMFGVALYVGSALASGLAAGAADHHAYRGLFLIAAVLTVPLTIAAGVGRARYR, from the coding sequence GTGACCACGACGACCGCTCCCACCTCCCCGCCGCCGACGGGCCTGCCGCCGGCTTCGTTACGACTGCTGCGCGCGGCCGGGTTCATCAGCAACTTCGACCGCTTCTGCATCGCCCCGATGCTGGTGGTGATCGGTGCCCGGCTCGGTGTCCCGCTGCCGACCATGGTGCTGGCGGCGAGCGGCTACTACCTCTGCTACGGGCTGATGCAGCCGGTGTGGGGGCTCGCCAGCGACCGGGTGGGCCGGGTCGCGGTGATGCGGTTCTCGCTGACGGGCGCGGCGCTGGCGGCGTTCGTGTCGGCGGCCGCCACGGGTGCCACCATGCTGATCGTGGCCCGCGCCGTGGCCGGTGCCTTCTTCGCCGCGTCCATCGCGGCCTCGCTCACCTACGTGGGCGACACGGTGCCCGCCGAGGTCCGCCAGCGCCCGCTCAGCGAGCTGATGACGGCGTTCGCCCTGGGCACGGCGGTGGCCACCGTGGTGGCGGGGGCGCTGGCGCACTACGTCAGCTGGCGGCTGGTGTTCGCGCTGCCGGGTGTGTTCGCCGCGTACCTCGCGGTGGCCCTGCGGCGGCTGGCCGAGCCCGAGCGTGAGCCCACGCCTTCGCTGCTCGCCCCGGTCCGGGTGGTGCTGCGTTCGCGCTGGCAGTGGTACGTGATGGCCGTCGCCCTGCTCGAAGGGGCGGTGCTGCTGGGTTTCCTGACCTATCTGGCCCCGGCCCTGGAGTCCCGTGGGGTGCCGACCGCGGTGGCGGGTGCGGTGTCCGCGCTGTACGGGGTGGGGTCCATGGCGGCGGCTCAGCTGGTCAAGCGGCTGGTCGGCCGGTGGAGCCCCGCCATGATCATCCTGGTCGGCGGGGTACAGATGGCCGCGGCGTACGCGATCGCCGCGGTGAGCCTGTCCGTGCCCGCGCTGGTGGTGACGGCGCTGCTGCTGGGGGGCGGCTGGTCGTTCATGCACTCCACGGTCCAGTCCTGGGCGACGGTGCTCGCCCCGACGGCCCGGGCGACCGGGGTGGCGATGTTCGGTGTGGCCCTGTACGTCGGCAGCGCGCTCGCCAGCGGCCTCGCCGCGGGCGCGGCCGACCACCACGCGTACCGCGGTCTCTTCCTGATCGCCGCCGTGCTGACGGTCCCGCTGACCATCGCCGCCGGCGTCGGGCGCGCACGCTACCGCTGA
- a CDS encoding amino acid permease produces MSDRTLTAAGTEPDVSAPATTSTHVDAGDAGYSKDLKSRHVNMIAIGGAIGTGLFLGAGGRLANAGPSLFIAYAVCGVFAFFVVRALGELVLYRPSSGAFVSYAREFMGEKGAFTAGWLYFLNWATTGIADITAVATYTHYWGMFSDIPQWVLALIALAIVLTVNLISVKYFGEMEFWFAIIKVGALVLFMFIGIFLLVTQHDVGGTTPGLANITDNGGVFPTGLMPMLLVIQGVVFAYASVELCGVAAGETKNPEKIMPKAINSIMWRVGLFYVGSVVLLALLLPYTAFTGDESPFVTVLGKIGVPYAAGVMNLVVLTAALSSLNSGLYSTGRILRSMAMSGSAPKFTGLMNKGQVPYGGILLTAFFCVLGVGLNFVVPENAFEIVLNFAAIGIIGTWGMIMLCSLLFWKRAKEGKLSRPSYQLPWAPYTQIITLVFLASVLGLMAADEGASRTTVLCLPLIAGALVGGWFVVRGKVARVKQETELQQAGADKA; encoded by the coding sequence ATGAGTGACCGCACCCTCACTGCGGCCGGCACCGAGCCCGATGTATCCGCCCCGGCGACGACGTCCACACACGTCGACGCCGGAGACGCGGGCTACAGCAAGGACCTCAAGTCCCGCCACGTCAACATGATCGCGATCGGCGGAGCGATCGGCACCGGCCTCTTCCTCGGCGCCGGCGGCCGCCTCGCCAACGCGGGCCCCTCCCTCTTCATCGCGTACGCCGTCTGCGGCGTCTTCGCCTTCTTCGTCGTCCGGGCGCTCGGCGAGCTCGTCCTGTACCGCCCGTCCTCCGGCGCGTTCGTCTCCTACGCCCGTGAGTTCATGGGCGAGAAGGGCGCGTTCACCGCCGGCTGGCTGTACTTCCTCAACTGGGCGACCACCGGCATCGCCGACATCACCGCCGTCGCCACCTACACCCACTACTGGGGAATGTTCAGCGACATCCCGCAGTGGGTGCTCGCGCTGATCGCCCTCGCGATCGTCCTCACCGTGAACCTGATCTCGGTGAAGTACTTCGGTGAGATGGAGTTCTGGTTCGCGATCATCAAGGTCGGCGCGCTGGTCCTCTTCATGTTCATCGGCATCTTCCTGCTGGTCACCCAGCACGACGTCGGCGGCACCACCCCGGGCCTGGCCAACATCACCGACAACGGCGGTGTCTTCCCGACCGGTCTGATGCCCATGCTGCTGGTCATCCAGGGTGTCGTCTTCGCCTACGCCTCGGTCGAGCTGTGCGGTGTCGCGGCGGGTGAGACCAAGAACCCCGAGAAGATCATGCCGAAGGCGATCAACTCGATCATGTGGCGTGTCGGTCTCTTCTACGTCGGCTCGGTCGTCCTGCTGGCCCTGCTGCTGCCCTACACCGCCTTCACCGGCGACGAGAGCCCCTTCGTCACCGTCCTGGGCAAGATCGGCGTCCCGTACGCGGCCGGCGTGATGAACCTCGTCGTCCTCACCGCGGCGCTCTCCAGCCTCAACTCGGGTCTCTACTCGACCGGCCGGATCCTGCGCTCGATGGCCATGTCGGGCTCCGCCCCGAAGTTCACCGGTCTGATGAACAAGGGCCAGGTCCCCTACGGCGGCATCCTGCTCACCGCGTTCTTCTGTGTCCTCGGCGTCGGCCTCAACTTCGTCGTCCCCGAGAACGCCTTCGAGATCGTGCTGAACTTCGCCGCGATCGGCATCATCGGCACCTGGGGCATGATCATGCTCTGCTCGCTGCTCTTCTGGAAGCGCGCCAAGGAAGGCAAGCTCTCCCGCCCCTCCTACCAGCTGCCCTGGGCCCCGTACACCCAGATCATCACGCTGGTCTTCCTGGCGAGCGTGCTGGGTCTGATGGCGGCCGACGAGGGCGCCAGCCGCACCACCGTGCTGTGCCTGCCGCTCATCGCGGGAGCGCTGGTCGGCGGCTGGTTCGTCGTCCGCGGCAAGGTCGCCCGCGTCAAGCAGGAGACCGAGCTGCAGCAGGCCGGAGCCGACAAGGCCTAG
- a CDS encoding maleylpyruvate isomerase family mycothiol-dependent enzyme, with the protein MDYLPHFRREVRAFEAAARRAAEAGVAPLVPSCPGWSVSELVGHLGAVHRTVARVIRERRREPLDGTDLSTLELPADRVGWPTALEHAPADRGPVPVSLIDWFADGASALEAQFSTSGPGEPVWTWSWEQTTGFWLRVQAIEAAVHRWDAENAIGTARPVASALAADAVGQTFEVMVPARRAAGAAPPGSGERFRFRRTDGTRAWTARFDGDDVRLDDGTGPWDVELAGTASDLMLFLWHRIPADRLEVNGDRAVLDRYFSLVPPM; encoded by the coding sequence ATGGACTACCTCCCTCATTTCCGGCGCGAGGTCCGGGCGTTCGAGGCCGCGGCCCGCCGGGCGGCCGAAGCCGGCGTCGCCCCGCTGGTTCCCTCCTGCCCCGGCTGGTCGGTGTCCGAGCTGGTCGGGCATCTGGGCGCGGTGCACAGGACCGTGGCCCGTGTCATCAGGGAACGGCGCCGCGAGCCGTTGGACGGCACGGACCTCAGCACCCTCGAACTCCCCGCCGACCGCGTGGGCTGGCCGACGGCGCTGGAGCACGCGCCTGCCGACCGTGGCCCCGTTCCGGTGAGCCTGATCGACTGGTTCGCAGACGGGGCCTCGGCGCTGGAGGCACAGTTCAGCACCAGCGGTCCGGGTGAGCCGGTGTGGACCTGGTCGTGGGAGCAGACCACCGGCTTCTGGCTGCGGGTCCAGGCGATCGAGGCGGCCGTGCACCGCTGGGACGCCGAGAACGCGATCGGGACGGCTCGGCCGGTCGCCTCCGCGCTCGCGGCGGACGCGGTGGGCCAGACCTTCGAGGTCATGGTGCCGGCCCGGCGGGCCGCGGGAGCCGCCCCGCCCGGGTCCGGCGAACGGTTCCGGTTCCGGCGCACCGACGGCACTCGGGCATGGACGGCGCGCTTCGACGGCGACGACGTCCGGCTCGACGACGGCACCGGCCCCTGGGACGTCGAGCTGGCCGGTACGGCGTCGGACCTGATGTTGTTCCTCTGGCACCGGATCCCCGCGGACCGGCTGGAGGTGAACGGGGACCGGGCTGTGCTCGACCGCTACTTCAGCCTCGTTCCGCCGATGTGA
- a CDS encoding peptidase inhibitor family I36 protein, translating into MKRIATSAAAVLLALTGGLAMTTPAGAADCPSGHFCAWTDANHGGQRANWSGDDGWWESYIADEDSSWANHGISGPGIKDHVRVYSRAHQGGYMTICLAPGQEVGYNGAANDNGDSHTWAMSC; encoded by the coding sequence ATGAAGCGGATCGCCACCTCCGCCGCCGCCGTCCTCCTCGCCTTGACCGGCGGACTGGCGATGACCACCCCGGCGGGTGCGGCCGACTGTCCGAGCGGCCATTTCTGCGCGTGGACCGACGCCAATCACGGTGGTCAGCGGGCCAACTGGAGTGGTGACGACGGCTGGTGGGAGAGCTACATTGCCGACGAGGACTCCTCGTGGGCGAACCACGGCATCTCGGGGCCGGGCATCAAGGACCACGTGAGGGTGTATTCGAGGGCGCACCAGGGCGGATACATGACGATCTGCCTGGCCCCGGGCCAGGAGGTCGGTTACAACGGAGCGGCCAATGACAACGGCGACTCCCACACCTGGGCGATGAGCTGCTGA
- a CDS encoding AAA family ATPase, whose translation MLSYPAGAVVVVSGLPGSGKSTLLRRWSEGAAAVDPRDVHVACQALMPDRLPYAVYRPWARLEHVRRLRAAVRAGGPLLVHDCGSRPWLRRWLARSAGRQGRELHLVLLDVGAAEALAGQRARGRWAPGRVFARHRRRLDRLLLALSAQTGAGPGAVPEVVAEAVSVVLLGRASREQVTAVEFGAEVHRPGLPEEACTAA comes from the coding sequence GTGTTGTCCTACCCCGCGGGTGCCGTGGTGGTCGTTTCCGGCTTGCCCGGCAGCGGCAAGAGCACCCTGCTGCGCCGGTGGTCCGAGGGCGCGGCGGCCGTCGATCCGCGGGATGTCCACGTCGCGTGCCAGGCGCTGATGCCGGATCGTCTGCCGTACGCGGTGTACCGGCCCTGGGCCCGCTTGGAGCACGTCCGCCGGTTGCGGGCCGCGGTGCGCGCGGGCGGGCCGCTGCTGGTGCACGACTGCGGCAGCCGGCCGTGGTTGCGCCGCTGGCTGGCCCGGTCCGCCGGGCGGCAGGGCCGCGAACTGCATCTGGTGCTGCTGGACGTCGGCGCCGCCGAGGCCCTCGCGGGGCAGCGGGCCCGGGGCCGCTGGGCGCCGGGCCGGGTGTTCGCCCGCCACCGGAGGAGGCTCGACCGGCTGCTGCTCGCGCTGTCCGCACAGACCGGGGCGGGCCCGGGTGCGGTCCCCGAGGTGGTGGCCGAGGCGGTCTCGGTGGTGCTGCTCGGCCGGGCCTCGCGCGAGCAGGTGACGGCGGTGGAGTTCGGCGCGGAGGTCCACCGTCCAGGGCTCCCCGAGGAGGCGTGCACGGCGGCGTGA
- a CDS encoding aminoglycoside phosphotransferase family protein, whose amino-acid sequence MAPRLPFGGALRAELGGPRQAHLLESSPRSHVWRVELGGARAVVKQAVDGPDAAERHHREVTALRLAARADPPVVPALLGTDPPQRVLVLEHVDHHRPPGDWIVGYATTLARLHATTGPEDAGSLPAWSGPGHHDVAAFLRLAETLGVTVPSPAPGQLDDLVHRLGEAPGYALLHGDPCPGNDLHTADGIRFIDFEQASLGNGLMELAYLRIGFPTCWCATAAPEPLLARAEAAYRSAWRTATGTEPRGDLTDACAGWLLRGDALVPKAERGTTDHLARVTGRDWAWGTATARQRLAHRLGVVSRMTAGRADLSGLNRLCADMRRRVLARWPKLTPLPSHRP is encoded by the coding sequence ATGGCACCACGACTGCCGTTCGGCGGAGCACTGCGGGCCGAACTGGGCGGGCCCCGGCAGGCCCACCTGCTGGAGAGCAGCCCACGCTCACACGTGTGGCGCGTCGAGTTGGGCGGAGCGCGGGCCGTGGTGAAACAGGCCGTGGACGGCCCGGACGCCGCGGAGCGCCATCACCGCGAAGTGACCGCGCTGCGGCTCGCCGCCCGCGCCGACCCGCCCGTGGTGCCCGCGCTCCTCGGCACCGATCCCCCTCAGCGCGTCCTGGTCCTGGAGCACGTGGACCACCACCGCCCGCCCGGTGACTGGATCGTCGGCTACGCCACGACCCTGGCCCGGCTGCACGCGACGACCGGACCGGAGGACGCCGGCTCGCTCCCCGCGTGGTCGGGGCCGGGACACCACGACGTGGCCGCCTTCCTCCGGCTGGCCGAGACGCTCGGGGTCACCGTGCCCTCCCCCGCGCCCGGCCAGCTCGATGACCTCGTGCACCGCCTCGGCGAGGCGCCCGGGTACGCGTTGCTGCACGGCGATCCCTGTCCGGGCAACGATCTGCACACCGCCGACGGGATCCGGTTCATCGACTTCGAACAGGCCTCTCTCGGCAACGGCCTGATGGAACTCGCCTACCTTCGCATCGGCTTCCCGACATGCTGGTGCGCCACCGCCGCCCCCGAACCGCTCCTCGCCCGCGCCGAGGCCGCCTACCGCTCGGCGTGGCGCACCGCGACCGGCACCGAACCCCGCGGTGATCTCACCGACGCGTGCGCCGGCTGGCTGCTCCGCGGCGACGCACTCGTCCCGAAGGCCGAGCGCGGGACCACCGACCATCTGGCCCGGGTCACCGGCCGGGACTGGGCGTGGGGCACCGCGACCGCCCGGCAGCGCCTGGCCCACCGGCTCGGTGTCGTCAGCCGGATGACCGCCGGCCGGGCCGATCTGAGCGGTTTGAACCGGCTCTGCGCGGACATGCGCCGACGCGTCCTCGCCCGCTGGCCGAAGCTCACGCCCCTGCCGTCACACCGCCCGTAG
- a CDS encoding vWA domain-containing protein: MRPGLRLPRLLTLWLVLALLATTTTSCSSGEGDGTTLDVLASSELADMKPLLDDLRRDTGVTLRMDYRGTVDASNGLTPGRYHHDLAWLSSDRWFQLKLKGAGGRVELPLSQRTMFSPVVIGMKRSVADRLRRGTKDGQISWADVADAAAAGSLRFAMADPRRTNSGLAALVGVATAAAGTGKALRLEDVSCDRLRGFFAGQALTEGSTTALADTFVRRQGELDALITYESSLLSLNAGGRLGEPLEVVYPKDGMVLSDYPLLLLDPAKRAAYDKVVAWLRSDPAQKKIMERTLRRPLDTSVPRDSRLRHPVGNALYFPDRQEVVDRLLADYGGAGKAKPARVMFLLDFSGSMKGGRMAELRATFDGLGGADDSRSGKFVRFYQGETLTVLRFGSRVLDQRSVTYHGQRDLDVLRSFIASGDVDGATAVWSALDAAYDKVAGMVREDPGRPVSILLMTDGENNAGMGLDAFVRRYQARPGPVRAVRTFTVRYGEAGTAELDRAARTTGGRMVDATTGSLLDAFKETRGCVH; the protein is encoded by the coding sequence GTGAGGCCCGGTCTCCGCCTGCCGCGGCTCCTCACGCTCTGGCTGGTACTGGCACTGCTCGCCACGACCACCACGTCCTGCTCCTCCGGCGAGGGCGACGGCACCACCCTGGACGTTCTGGCCAGTTCGGAACTCGCCGATATGAAGCCGCTCCTCGACGACCTGCGCCGGGACACCGGTGTCACGCTGCGGATGGACTACCGGGGCACCGTGGACGCCAGCAACGGCCTGACGCCCGGCCGCTACCACCACGACCTCGCCTGGCTCTCCTCCGACCGCTGGTTCCAACTCAAACTCAAGGGCGCTGGCGGCAGGGTCGAACTGCCGCTGTCCCAGCGGACGATGTTCTCCCCCGTGGTCATCGGCATGAAGCGGAGCGTCGCCGATCGTCTGCGCCGGGGCACGAAGGACGGGCAGATCTCGTGGGCGGACGTCGCCGACGCCGCGGCGGCCGGATCGCTGCGGTTCGCGATGGCCGACCCACGGCGCACCAACAGCGGTCTGGCCGCCCTGGTCGGGGTGGCGACCGCCGCCGCGGGCACCGGAAAGGCCCTGCGCCTGGAGGACGTCTCCTGCGACCGGCTCCGTGGTTTCTTCGCCGGCCAGGCACTCACCGAAGGGTCCACGACTGCCCTGGCGGACACCTTCGTCCGGCGGCAGGGCGAACTCGACGCGCTGATCACCTACGAGTCGTCGCTGCTCTCCCTCAACGCGGGCGGCAGGCTCGGCGAACCGCTGGAGGTCGTCTACCCCAAGGACGGCATGGTCCTCTCGGACTACCCGCTGCTGCTGCTCGATCCGGCCAAACGCGCTGCCTACGACAAGGTGGTCGCCTGGCTGCGGAGCGATCCGGCCCAGAAGAAAATCATGGAGCGTACGCTGCGCCGCCCGCTCGACACGTCCGTGCCCCGGGACTCCCGGCTCCGCCATCCCGTGGGCAACGCGCTGTACTTCCCGGACCGGCAGGAGGTCGTCGACCGGCTGCTCGCGGACTACGGCGGCGCCGGGAAGGCGAAGCCGGCCAGGGTGATGTTCCTGCTCGACTTCTCCGGATCGATGAAGGGCGGCCGCATGGCGGAGTTACGGGCGACGTTCGACGGTCTGGGCGGGGCGGACGACTCCCGGTCGGGGAAGTTCGTCCGCTTCTACCAGGGCGAGACGCTCACCGTGCTGCGGTTCGGCAGCCGGGTGCTCGACCAGCGCAGCGTGACCTATCACGGGCAGCGGGACCTGGACGTGCTCCGCTCGTTCATAGCGTCGGGCGACGTCGACGGCGCCACCGCCGTCTGGTCGGCGCTCGACGCGGCCTACGACAAGGTGGCCGGCATGGTCCGGGAGGACCCCGGGCGGCCGGTGTCGATCCTGCTCATGACGGACGGCGAGAACAACGCCGGTATGGGGCTCGACGCGTTCGTACGCCGGTACCAGGCACGGCCCGGCCCGGTGCGGGCCGTGCGTACGTTCACCGTCCGGTACGGCGAGGCCGGCACCGCGGAGTTGGACCGCGCGGCGCGCACGACCGGCGGGCGCATGGTCGACGCCACGACCGGCTCCCTCCTCGACGCCTTCAAGGAGACCCGTGGGTGTGTTCACTGA